One window from the genome of Pararhizobium gei encodes:
- a CDS encoding cation:proton antiporter domain-containing protein, with protein MALVATVSVSFVLAAGFGYLADRLRLPPLVGYLVAGIMMGPFTPGFTADAALATQLAEIGVILLMFGVGLHFSASDLIAVRGIAIPGAIGQILLATLLGMGLCAMWGWSFGAGLVFGLCVSVASTVVLLKALEERNLVNSQKGRVAIGWLIVEDLAMVLTLVLLPIVAEMLGAPGAAGGHGEGQMSIGLTIVLTLAKLAAFAVIAIVLGPRLVPWLLTLVARTGSRELFTLAVLATALGIAFGSATIFGVSFALGAFFAGVIMSESNLSHRAAADSLPLQNAFSVLFFVSVGMLFNPTVLIEQPFSVLATVLLITVGKSIIAAAFVLALRYPLQMALTVAASLAQIGEFSFIVAGLGMSLGLLSQEGHDLILAGAILSITLNPFMFAAAKKLHAVLAAKVPVFTAQYGSLRFATLSRELDIIKAKVEEKETQQQLKKQQLITTFPLFSEVNDHALEELLLLFRPASASPGDKVIRAGDRGDAMYFIASGAAEVRLPGKDILLEAGSFFGEMALLTGGLRTADVIAVDFCQFLKLDRRDFNIFMTRHPRLRAAVSDMARQRTTMNVVPRERAAD; from the coding sequence ATGGCTTTGGTGGCAACCGTTTCGGTCAGCTTTGTGCTGGCGGCTGGTTTTGGCTATCTCGCGGATCGATTGCGGTTGCCGCCGCTGGTCGGCTATCTTGTCGCCGGCATTATGATGGGCCCGTTTACGCCCGGCTTTACGGCGGACGCAGCGCTTGCCACGCAACTCGCTGAAATTGGCGTCATTTTGCTGATGTTCGGCGTCGGGTTGCATTTTTCCGCCTCGGACCTGATCGCCGTGCGCGGCATCGCCATTCCCGGCGCCATCGGTCAGATCCTGCTTGCCACTCTTCTCGGCATGGGGCTTTGCGCGATGTGGGGCTGGAGCTTCGGAGCGGGGCTTGTCTTCGGCCTGTGCGTTTCCGTTGCAAGCACCGTCGTTCTTCTAAAGGCGCTTGAGGAACGAAACCTCGTGAACTCGCAGAAAGGCCGGGTGGCCATCGGCTGGCTGATTGTCGAAGACCTGGCCATGGTCCTGACGCTGGTGCTTTTGCCGATCGTGGCGGAGATGCTCGGCGCCCCTGGTGCTGCCGGCGGCCACGGGGAGGGGCAGATGTCGATCGGTTTGACGATCGTGCTGACGCTTGCCAAGCTGGCAGCCTTCGCGGTGATCGCAATCGTGCTTGGTCCCCGGCTGGTGCCGTGGCTTTTGACCCTGGTCGCGCGCACCGGGTCACGCGAACTCTTCACATTGGCGGTTCTTGCGACGGCGCTTGGCATAGCCTTCGGATCGGCAACGATTTTCGGCGTGTCCTTTGCGCTCGGGGCCTTCTTCGCCGGCGTCATCATGAGCGAATCGAATCTCAGCCATCGGGCCGCCGCGGACTCGCTGCCGCTTCAGAATGCATTTTCGGTGCTGTTTTTCGTGTCGGTCGGCATGCTGTTTAATCCGACGGTTCTGATCGAACAGCCTTTTTCAGTCCTTGCCACCGTGCTTCTTATTACTGTCGGAAAATCGATTATCGCGGCCGCCTTTGTGCTTGCGCTGCGCTATCCGTTGCAGATGGCGCTGACGGTTGCCGCCAGTCTGGCGCAAATCGGCGAATTTTCTTTTATCGTCGCTGGACTCGGCATGTCTTTGGGACTGCTTTCCCAGGAAGGCCACGACCTCATCCTTGCCGGCGCCATCCTTTCCATTACGCTCAACCCTTTCATGTTCGCAGCCGCGAAGAAGCTTCACGCCGTGCTGGCTGCGAAGGTGCCGGTCTTCACGGCCCAGTATGGCAGCCTCAGATTTGCTACGCTCAGCCGCGAACTCGACATCATCAAAGCCAAGGTCGAGGAAAAGGAAACCCAGCAGCAACTGAAGAAGCAGCAGCTCATCACCACATTTCCGTTGTTCTCCGAGGTCAACGATCATGCCCTTGAAGAGCTGCTTTTGCTTTTCCGCCCCGCCTCCGCCTCGCCCGGCGACAAGGTTATCCGTGCCGGAGATCGTGGTGACGCGATGTATTTCATCGCTTCAGGCGCTGCCGAGGTCCGGCTGCCGGGCAAGGACATCCTTCTGGAGGCGGGTTCATTTTTTGGCGAAATGGCGCTCTTGACGGGTGGCCTGCGCACGGCCGACGTCATTGCCGTGGATTTCTGCCAGTTTCTGAAACTCGACAGGCGGGATTTCAATATTTTCATGACGCGCCATCCGCGCCTGCGAGCGGCCGTCAGCGACATGGCGAGGCAGCGCACGACAATGAATGTAGTCCCGAGGGAACGAGCAGCCGACTGA
- a CDS encoding alpha/beta fold hydrolase, which translates to MTNDMSLSRRQVLLTGTTISIALAVPAWASDKKNEPHNKGSQVMTHNFVTTKDGVDIFYKDWGPKDAQPIVFHHGWPLSSDDWDAQMLFFVNNGYRVIAHDRRGHGRSTQVSDGHDMDHYAADAAAVFEHLDLRNAVHIGHSTGGGEVARYVAKFGQPQGRVAKAVLVSAVPPLMVKTASNPGGLPIEVFDGLRGALAANRAQFYIDLAAGPFYGFNREGAKISQGVIDNWWRQGMMGSAKAHYEGIKAFSETDQTEDLKAITVPTLVTQGDDDQIVPYKNAVELQATLVKNSTVKIYKGFPHGMLTTHAEVINPDLLAFIKG; encoded by the coding sequence ATGACGAATGACATGTCTCTATCCCGGCGGCAGGTTCTGTTGACCGGCACGACGATCTCGATCGCTTTGGCTGTTCCGGCCTGGGCGTCGGACAAGAAAAACGAACCTCACAATAAAGGATCTCAAGTTATGACCCATAATTTCGTGACCACCAAAGACGGCGTTGACATTTTCTACAAGGACTGGGGTCCGAAGGACGCACAGCCGATCGTCTTCCATCACGGCTGGCCCCTGTCCTCCGATGACTGGGATGCCCAGATGCTGTTCTTCGTCAACAACGGCTACCGCGTTATCGCTCATGACCGCCGCGGTCATGGCCGTTCGACGCAGGTCAGCGACGGTCACGACATGGACCACTACGCCGCCGATGCGGCAGCCGTCTTCGAACATCTGGACCTGCGCAATGCCGTTCATATCGGACACTCCACCGGCGGCGGCGAAGTCGCCCGCTATGTCGCCAAATTTGGCCAGCCGCAGGGCCGCGTTGCAAAGGCAGTTCTTGTCAGCGCCGTTCCGCCGCTAATGGTCAAGACCGCGTCCAACCCCGGTGGACTTCCCATCGAAGTGTTCGACGGTCTCCGCGGAGCGCTCGCCGCCAATCGTGCGCAGTTCTACATCGACCTCGCCGCCGGGCCATTTTATGGCTTCAACCGTGAGGGCGCGAAGATCTCTCAGGGCGTGATCGACAATTGGTGGCGCCAGGGCATGATGGGCAGCGCCAAGGCGCATTACGAGGGTATCAAAGCCTTCTCGGAGACTGATCAGACCGAAGACCTCAAGGCCATCACCGTGCCGACCCTGGTAACCCAGGGTGATGACGACCAGATCGTGCCCTACAAGAATGCGGTGGAACTTCAGGCCACGCTCGTCAAGAACAGCACCGTGAAAATCTACAAGGGCTTCCCGCATGGCATGCTGACCACCCATGCCGAGGTAATCAATCCCGATCTGCTGGCTTTCATCAAAGGTTGA
- a CDS encoding ANTAR domain-containing response regulator, translating to MAYFDLTILVLDENAIRASIIEEGLREAGHTKVTVVHEVNGIARIIETLRPDVIVIDLENPNRDMMEHLFQLTRTVGRPIAMFVDRSDTASIEAAVEAGVSAYIVDGLKKERVKPILDMAVSRFNAFSRLKRELADAKSALEERKIIDRAKGILMKMRGLSEEQAFTLLRQTAMNEKKKMSEIAQSVVTAAGLLL from the coding sequence ATGGCTTATTTCGACCTTACCATTCTCGTCCTTGATGAGAACGCCATTCGCGCCTCGATCATCGAGGAAGGATTGCGCGAGGCGGGCCATACCAAGGTGACAGTGGTGCACGAGGTGAACGGCATCGCACGCATCATCGAGACCCTTCGTCCCGACGTGATCGTCATCGATCTCGAAAACCCCAACAGAGACATGATGGAGCATCTGTTCCAGCTGACACGCACGGTGGGCCGGCCAATCGCCATGTTCGTGGATCGCTCCGATACGGCCTCGATCGAGGCGGCAGTCGAGGCCGGCGTCTCAGCCTACATCGTGGATGGCCTTAAAAAAGAGCGCGTCAAACCCATCCTCGACATGGCGGTCAGCCGCTTCAACGCCTTCAGCCGCCTGAAGCGTGAGCTGGCGGATGCAAAATCAGCCCTGGAAGAGCGCAAGATTATCGATCGCGCCAAGGGCATTCTGATGAAAATGCGCGGCCTGTCGGAAGAGCAGGCCTTTACCCTGCTGCGCCAGACCGCCATGAACGAAAAGAAGAAGATGTCGGAGATCGCCCAAAGCGTCGTTACCGCAGCGGGGTTGCTGTTGTGA
- the ntrB gene encoding nitrate ABC transporter permease: MSALARTEKIIPAATSKTGASVITFSPKPSSRMKPRPIAAAMARNVLPPLVVMIIILAIWQILCSGAGATLPPPSQVWQESYDLIAYPFFNYGSQDIGLGWRVLISLQRVAYGFGLAAVTGVLVGALIGQSIWAMRGLDPIFQILRTVPPLAWLPLSLAAFQDSNPSAIFVIFITSIWPVIINTAVGVRNIPQDYRNVAKVLCLNQFEFFFKIMLPSAAPYIFTGLRIGIGLSWLAIVAAEMLTGGVGIGFFIWDAWNSSRLPDIIVALAYIGVVGFILDKLVSAVGSIVTRGASAN; this comes from the coding sequence ATGTCCGCACTGGCCCGCACGGAAAAAATCATACCCGCGGCGACATCCAAGACCGGCGCAAGCGTGATCACCTTTTCACCCAAGCCATCCTCGCGGATGAAACCCCGCCCGATAGCCGCGGCAATGGCGCGCAACGTCCTGCCGCCGCTGGTGGTGATGATCATCATCCTGGCGATCTGGCAAATCCTCTGTTCCGGAGCGGGGGCCACGCTGCCGCCGCCGTCGCAGGTCTGGCAGGAAAGCTACGACCTGATCGCCTATCCGTTTTTCAACTACGGTTCGCAGGATATCGGTCTGGGCTGGCGCGTCCTGATCTCGCTGCAACGCGTCGCCTATGGCTTCGGTCTTGCCGCCGTCACTGGCGTTCTCGTCGGCGCGCTGATCGGCCAGTCCATCTGGGCGATGCGCGGTCTCGATCCGATCTTCCAGATTCTCCGCACCGTTCCGCCGCTCGCCTGGCTGCCGCTGTCCCTGGCCGCCTTCCAGGATTCGAACCCATCGGCGATCTTCGTGATCTTCATCACCTCGATCTGGCCCGTCATCATCAACACCGCCGTCGGCGTCCGCAATATCCCGCAGGATTACCGCAACGTCGCCAAGGTGCTGTGCCTCAACCAGTTCGAATTCTTCTTCAAGATCATGCTGCCGTCTGCCGCACCCTACATCTTCACCGGCCTGCGCATCGGCATCGGTCTCTCCTGGCTCGCCATCGTCGCGGCCGAAATGCTCACCGGCGGCGTCGGCATCGGCTTCTTCATCTGGGATGCGTGGAACTCGTCACGCCTGCCCGACATCATCGTCGCCCTCGCCTATATCGGTGTCGTCGGCTTCATCCTCGACAAGCTGGTCTCAGCCGTCGGCTCCATCGTCACCCGCGGCGCATCCGCCAACTGA
- a CDS encoding CmpA/NrtA family ABC transporter substrate-binding protein has product MTIISGNGFSRRSLLKTTATAALFGAIKAAFPSGAFAATAGPEVTGVKLGYIALTDSAALIIAKEKGFFEKHGLPDVEVAKQASWGATRDNLVLGGAANGIDGAHILSPMPYLMHTGKVTQNNVPVPMAILARLNGDGQAISVAKEYADTGVQLDASKLKAAFEKKKADGGEVKVAMTFPGGTHDLWLRYWLAAGGIDPDKDVSTIVVPPPQMVANMKVGNMDAFCVGEPWNEQLVNQGIGFTAASTGEIWKGHPEKALGLRADWVEKNPNAAKALMMAVMEAQMWCESMDNKDETAAIVGKRQWFNVPVKDIIGRLKGDINYGNGRVVTGTDLQMKFWANGASYPFKSHDTWFMAENIRWGKLAPDTDIKALVDQVNREDIWRAAAADLGIAAADIPATTSRGKETFFDGKVFDPENPSAYLDSLSIKAAS; this is encoded by the coding sequence ATGACGATAATTTCCGGCAATGGCTTCAGCCGCCGCAGTCTTTTGAAAACCACGGCTACCGCGGCGCTGTTCGGCGCCATCAAGGCGGCCTTCCCGTCCGGCGCCTTCGCCGCCACGGCCGGCCCGGAAGTCACCGGCGTCAAGCTCGGCTATATCGCGCTGACGGACTCCGCGGCGCTGATTATCGCCAAGGAAAAGGGCTTTTTCGAAAAGCACGGGCTGCCGGATGTCGAGGTTGCCAAGCAGGCATCCTGGGGCGCGACCCGTGACAACCTCGTGCTCGGCGGCGCTGCCAACGGCATCGACGGCGCGCACATCCTGTCGCCCATGCCCTATCTGATGCACACCGGCAAAGTGACGCAGAACAATGTCCCGGTGCCGATGGCGATCCTCGCACGTCTGAACGGTGATGGCCAGGCAATCTCCGTCGCCAAGGAATATGCCGATACCGGCGTCCAGCTCGACGCTTCCAAGCTGAAGGCCGCTTTTGAAAAGAAGAAGGCCGACGGCGGCGAAGTGAAGGTCGCGATGACTTTCCCCGGCGGCACGCATGACCTCTGGCTTCGCTACTGGCTCGCCGCTGGCGGCATCGATCCCGACAAGGACGTCTCGACCATCGTCGTGCCGCCACCGCAGATGGTGGCCAACATGAAGGTCGGCAACATGGACGCCTTCTGCGTCGGCGAGCCATGGAACGAACAACTGGTCAACCAGGGCATCGGCTTCACGGCGGCCTCGACCGGAGAAATCTGGAAGGGTCATCCTGAAAAGGCACTCGGCCTGCGCGCCGACTGGGTCGAGAAGAACCCGAACGCCGCCAAGGCGCTGATGATGGCCGTGATGGAAGCCCAGATGTGGTGCGAAAGCATGGACAACAAGGACGAGACGGCCGCGATCGTCGGCAAGCGCCAATGGTTCAACGTGCCGGTGAAGGACATCATCGGCCGCCTCAAGGGTGACATCAACTACGGCAACGGCCGTGTTGTGACCGGGACGGACCTCCAGATGAAGTTCTGGGCAAACGGCGCTTCCTATCCGTTCAAAAGCCACGATACCTGGTTCATGGCCGAGAACATCCGCTGGGGCAAGCTGGCACCCGACACCGACATAAAGGCGCTGGTCGATCAGGTGAACCGCGAAGACATCTGGCGGGCCGCCGCAGCCGATCTCGGCATCGCGGCAGCCGACATTCCCGCGACGACCTCGCGCGGCAAGGAGACCTTCTTCGACGGCAAGGTTTTCGATCCGGAAAACCCCTCCGCCTACCTCGACAGCCTGTCGATCAAGGCTGCGTCCTGA
- a CDS encoding ABC transporter ATP-binding protein, translating into MTAYLKLDHIDKHFDRGGQRAEVLKGINLTIAKGEFVSIIGHSGCGKSTLLNLIAGLTPVSSGAVLLENREVNAPGPERAVVFQNHSLLPWLTVYENVNLAVSKVFGRAKTKAERHDWVMANLDLVQMAHAKDKRPSEISGGMKQRVGIARALAMEPKILLLDEPFGALDALTRAHLQDAVMDIHLRLGNTMLMITHDVDEAVLLSDRIVMMTNGPAASIGEVLDVPIARPRNRIELASDRAYLRCREAVLKFLYERHRFVEAA; encoded by the coding sequence ATGACCGCCTATCTCAAGCTCGATCACATCGACAAGCATTTCGACCGGGGGGGCCAGCGCGCCGAGGTCCTGAAGGGCATCAATCTGACGATTGCCAAGGGCGAGTTCGTCTCGATCATCGGCCATTCCGGCTGCGGAAAGTCGACCCTGCTCAATCTCATCGCCGGACTGACGCCGGTCTCGTCCGGCGCGGTTCTCCTGGAAAACCGCGAGGTCAACGCACCGGGTCCGGAACGTGCCGTGGTCTTCCAGAACCACAGTCTGCTACCGTGGCTGACAGTCTATGAAAACGTCAATCTGGCCGTCTCCAAGGTTTTCGGGCGAGCGAAGACCAAGGCGGAGCGCCACGACTGGGTGATGGCCAATCTCGATCTCGTCCAGATGGCCCATGCCAAGGACAAGCGCCCTTCGGAAATATCCGGCGGCATGAAGCAGCGCGTCGGCATTGCCCGGGCGCTCGCCATGGAGCCGAAGATCCTCCTGCTCGACGAGCCCTTCGGCGCACTGGATGCACTGACCCGCGCCCACCTGCAGGACGCCGTTATGGATATCCACCTTCGTCTCGGCAACACCATGCTGATGATCACCCACGACGTCGATGAGGCTGTGCTTCTGTCGGATCGGATTGTCATGATGACCAACGGGCCGGCGGCGAGCATCGGCGAAGTGCTCGATGTTCCGATCGCGAGGCCGCGCAACCGTATCGAGCTCGCATCCGACCGAGCTTATCTCAGATGTCGCGAGGCGGTGCTGAAATTCCTCTACGAACGTCACCGCTTCGTCGAAGCGGCTTGA
- a CDS encoding Rid family detoxifying hydrolase codes for MNVISTDNAPSAIGPYSQAVSHNGLLFVSGQIPIDPSTGEFNSDDAVEQMRQCLKNIAAIAAAAGTDLSRTIKTTVLVRDLSRFAEINAVYGEAFTAPYPARATFEVSALPKGAQVEVDAVIALSDA; via the coding sequence ATGAACGTAATTTCGACCGACAATGCTCCCTCGGCGATCGGACCCTATTCCCAGGCTGTTTCCCATAATGGCTTGTTGTTCGTTTCCGGCCAAATACCCATCGATCCCTCGACCGGCGAATTCAATTCGGACGATGCCGTTGAGCAGATGCGGCAGTGCCTGAAGAACATAGCAGCGATCGCGGCCGCTGCCGGTACCGATCTGTCGCGGACAATCAAGACGACGGTGCTCGTTCGCGATCTCTCGCGTTTTGCCGAAATCAATGCCGTCTATGGAGAGGCTTTCACCGCCCCTTACCCCGCCCGAGCCACCTTCGAGGTTTCCGCCCTGCCCAAGGGTGCCCAGGTGGAAGTTGACGCCGTTATCGCGCTCTCCGACGCCTGA
- a CDS encoding globin family protein — MTPNQIDLVQSSFAKVVPIRETAAELFYGRLFEIAPDVKPMFRGEMKEQGRKLMMTLGIVVNGLKDLQSILPAAETLAVKHNSYGVKPEHYTPVGEALIWTLAQGLGKDFTSEARDAWVAAYTTLSGVMIAASCRNTVSGEHSHGG, encoded by the coding sequence ATGACACCGAACCAAATCGATCTCGTGCAGTCTTCCTTCGCAAAGGTCGTGCCCATCAGGGAAACGGCGGCTGAGCTTTTTTACGGGCGGCTCTTTGAGATCGCCCCTGACGTCAAGCCTATGTTCAGGGGCGAAATGAAGGAACAGGGTCGCAAGCTGATGATGACGCTGGGAATTGTCGTCAACGGTCTCAAAGATCTGCAAAGCATTCTTCCGGCTGCCGAAACGCTTGCCGTCAAACACAACAGCTACGGCGTCAAGCCCGAGCACTACACGCCTGTTGGCGAGGCGCTGATCTGGACGCTGGCGCAGGGTCTGGGAAAGGATTTCACCTCCGAAGCGCGCGACGCCTGGGTCGCCGCCTACACCACCCTGTCCGGCGTCATGATTGCTGCAAGCTGTCGCAACACCGTATCCGGGGAGCACAGTCATGGTGGATAA
- a CDS encoding sensor histidine kinase, producing MHSLLLVNPKRRLPIRQEILVLSFAFMLAATVFYIDTFTDIHSALATLYVITLLLSAETLTEKGTLLLTAVCVGLSLFSYVAAHGLQGDLAAALRLTVAVAAILITCALVIRNWRARRDLMRFNAALQSSEERYRTIFEQSRVALWERDYSKVRGLLTALRAEGVVDLRAHARNNPDFVANCIACIPTVAANAAALELLGNVSAENAGSMRRFIAQDDATFLDLMVAIFNNEAHFEGKGTVVTSDGTAKLVLLTVGFPQDAGNFDRVIVGMFDITEREMAQKALFEAQAELALASRAATVGALSASLAHELNQPLGALVVNAQTLLRWLDRDPPDLGAVARSAERIVRDSQRASDIIQSTRSMLGKRAPVLEPVSLADLVTETRALMESELARSKIIFETSVMTDLPTVNAVRIELQQVLINLIANAIQAMAETPESERSISVKIEPVASERVSVKIHDSGPGLSADILEKLFKPFCTTKEAGLGMGLAICRSMLEARGATLVASNHPEGGALFEMTVPLEASHD from the coding sequence TTGCATTCGCTTCTTCTTGTGAATCCGAAACGACGCCTGCCGATCCGCCAGGAAATCCTCGTTCTTTCCTTCGCTTTCATGCTTGCGGCTACAGTCTTCTATATCGATACATTCACCGACATTCACAGCGCGCTTGCCACGCTCTACGTCATCACCCTGCTTCTTTCGGCAGAAACGCTGACGGAGAAGGGAACCCTGCTGCTCACGGCAGTCTGCGTCGGTCTGTCGCTGTTCTCCTATGTGGCGGCCCATGGGCTTCAGGGCGACCTTGCCGCGGCGCTGCGCCTGACTGTCGCCGTGGCGGCTATTTTGATCACCTGCGCGCTGGTCATCCGCAACTGGCGCGCCCGCCGCGATCTGATGAGGTTCAACGCCGCTCTGCAAAGCAGCGAGGAGCGCTACCGGACGATTTTCGAGCAGAGCCGCGTTGCCCTGTGGGAGCGTGACTACTCGAAGGTGCGTGGGCTTTTGACGGCGCTCCGGGCGGAAGGTGTCGTTGATCTGCGCGCTCATGCGCGGAATAATCCGGATTTCGTGGCAAATTGCATCGCCTGCATACCCACCGTCGCCGCCAATGCCGCGGCGCTTGAGCTTCTCGGCAACGTCTCGGCGGAAAACGCCGGCTCGATGCGGCGCTTCATTGCGCAAGACGACGCGACCTTTCTCGATCTGATGGTGGCGATCTTCAACAATGAAGCCCATTTCGAGGGCAAGGGGACTGTTGTCACCAGCGATGGCACTGCTAAACTCGTCCTTCTGACGGTCGGTTTTCCGCAAGATGCCGGAAATTTCGATCGCGTCATCGTCGGCATGTTCGACATCACCGAGCGCGAAATGGCACAAAAGGCGTTGTTCGAAGCCCAGGCCGAACTTGCACTCGCGTCACGTGCCGCCACTGTCGGAGCGCTGTCGGCATCGCTTGCTCACGAGCTCAACCAGCCGCTCGGCGCGCTGGTCGTCAATGCGCAGACGCTTTTGCGCTGGCTCGATCGCGACCCGCCGGATCTCGGAGCCGTGGCTCGCTCCGCCGAGCGCATCGTGCGCGACAGCCAGCGGGCGAGCGATATCATTCAAAGCACCCGGTCGATGCTGGGCAAGCGTGCGCCGGTGCTGGAGCCGGTCTCATTGGCCGATCTCGTGACCGAGACGCGGGCTCTGATGGAGAGTGAGCTGGCCAGGAGCAAAATCATCTTCGAAACCAGTGTCATGACCGATTTGCCCACCGTGAATGCGGTGCGTATCGAGCTGCAACAGGTGCTGATCAACCTGATCGCCAATGCTATCCAGGCCATGGCTGAAACTCCTGAGTCTGAACGGTCGATTTCAGTGAAAATCGAGCCTGTGGCCAGTGAGAGGGTTTCCGTCAAAATTCATGACAGCGGCCCCGGTCTTAGCGCCGACATTCTGGAAAAGCTTTTCAAGCCGTTTTGCACGACCAAGGAAGCCGGTCTCGGCATGGGTCTTGCGATTTGTCGCAGCATGCTGGAAGCCCGTGGCGCCACTTTGGTCGCCAGTAACCACCCGGAGGGCGGCGCGCTTTTCGAAATGACCGTACCCCTTGAGGCGAGCCATGACTGA
- a CDS encoding Dps family protein, producing MDRTLAEKHRKSPLATPTTLAADATADIAGALTALLADVFALYLKTKNFHWHMSGPHFRDYHLMLDEQGEQIFAMTDDIAERARKVGGTTIRSIGQISRLQRLLDNDAAFVTPADMLAELRDDNLTLVSLMKATHALCDEHGDIATASLIENWVDEAERRAWFLFESTRGAA from the coding sequence ATGGACCGCACCCTCGCCGAAAAGCATCGCAAGTCGCCGCTCGCCACACCGACAACTCTTGCTGCGGACGCCACGGCCGATATCGCCGGCGCCCTGACCGCACTGCTCGCAGATGTCTTTGCGCTCTATCTCAAGACCAAGAATTTTCACTGGCATATGAGCGGGCCGCATTTCCGTGATTATCACCTGATGCTCGACGAGCAGGGCGAACAGATCTTTGCGATGACCGACGATATTGCAGAGCGTGCCCGCAAGGTCGGCGGAACGACGATCCGCTCGATCGGTCAGATTTCCCGGCTGCAGCGTCTGCTCGACAATGATGCCGCTTTCGTCACGCCAGCCGACATGCTGGCTGAACTGCGCGACGACAATCTCACGCTGGTCTCGCTAATGAAGGCCACCCACGCCCTGTGCGACGAGCATGGCGACATCGCCACCGCCAGCCTGATCGAAAACTGGGTTGATGAAGCCGAACGCCGCGCCTGGTTTCTCTTCGAAAGCACCCGTGGCGCCGCGTGA
- a CDS encoding CmpA/NrtA family ABC transporter substrate-binding protein — protein MIPKTTHSRSVGRNDLAAPARLESEGPRTLRAGFIPLVDASVLIAAAEFGFAKKEGLTLDLVKDVSWANVRDRLAFRQFDIAHMLSPMPVASMLSLGSNPSPTITPFSLGRGGNAITLSTRLYARMRGETGLSEAAGALENAQALAATIEHLKRAGEALPTFGVTYPFSSHNYEFRYWLAAGGINPDTDVRLVVVPPPMTSDALAAGAIDGFCVGAPWNMVASERGVGRIVATKQDIWSSAPEKVIGLRPDWADSRPETVARLIVALDAAARWCDNPDNHDALADALADDRHLSVPVGIVRRVLAGEFNLDASGSKRIIDGYFQFHEDFANYPRPSQALWIYSQMIRWGQATFSSQGVEAAASAYRPDIYRNALGAAAAPPAADDIRIEGGEGFDRFMDGGIFDPADIGNYVAGFAVKAVGMSRGDDA, from the coding sequence ATGATCCCGAAGACCACGCATTCGCGGAGTGTGGGCCGGAACGATCTGGCCGCGCCGGCCCGGCTCGAGAGCGAAGGGCCGCGCACGTTGCGGGCCGGATTCATCCCGCTCGTCGATGCCTCGGTCCTGATCGCCGCCGCCGAATTCGGCTTCGCGAAAAAGGAAGGGCTGACGCTGGATCTGGTGAAGGATGTTTCGTGGGCCAATGTGCGCGACCGTCTTGCCTTCCGCCAGTTCGACATCGCCCATATGCTGTCGCCGATGCCGGTAGCCTCGATGCTCAGCCTCGGTTCGAACCCTTCTCCGACGATCACCCCCTTTTCGCTCGGCCGCGGCGGCAATGCCATCACGCTTTCCACCCGGCTTTATGCCCGCATGCGCGGTGAGACCGGTCTTTCCGAAGCAGCAGGTGCACTCGAAAACGCGCAGGCCCTTGCCGCGACGATAGAGCACCTTAAACGAGCCGGTGAGGCTCTGCCGACCTTTGGCGTCACCTATCCCTTCTCGTCCCACAATTACGAGTTCCGCTACTGGCTGGCTGCCGGCGGCATCAACCCGGATACCGACGTGAGGCTTGTCGTGGTGCCCCCACCCATGACATCGGATGCCCTCGCCGCCGGCGCCATCGATGGCTTTTGCGTTGGAGCGCCGTGGAACATGGTCGCGTCGGAACGCGGCGTCGGGCGCATCGTCGCGACCAAGCAGGACATCTGGTCATCGGCTCCCGAAAAGGTGATCGGCCTGCGGCCGGACTGGGCGGACAGCCGTCCGGAGACCGTTGCCCGCCTGATCGTAGCTTTGGATGCCGCGGCGCGCTGGTGCGACAACCCGGACAATCATGATGCACTTGCCGATGCGCTCGCCGACGACCGGCATCTATCGGTGCCCGTCGGCATCGTCAGACGGGTGCTGGCCGGCGAGTTCAATCTCGATGCCAGCGGCTCGAAAAGAATTATCGACGGGTACTTCCAGTTCCATGAAGATTTTGCCAATTACCCGCGGCCGAGCCAGGCCCTGTGGATCTACAGTCAGATGATCCGCTGGGGGCAGGCAACCTTTTCGTCGCAGGGCGTTGAAGCAGCGGCCTCCGCCTATCGTCCTGATATTTACCGGAATGCGCTTGGTGCGGCTGCGGCGCCGCCAGCGGCGGACGACATTAGGATAGAAGGCGGCGAAGGGTTTGACCGTTTCATGGATGGTGGAATTTTCGACCCCGCCGATATCGGCAATTACGTCGCGGGCTTTGCCGTGAAAGCAGTCGGCATGAGCCGCGGTGACGACGCCTGA